In a single window of the Rhizobiaceae bacterium genome:
- a CDS encoding esterase-like activity of phytase family protein — protein sequence MLQHAEVRARVIRNFEIGSEATRFGPLEFVGGLELTSDVPDFGAISAFRFLKPGSDFMAVADTGFWVFGAVTRDAEMRPTGFENFTIQQFSDADGNPINKKWLVDAEGLAVRDGVATVGLERDHRIVQFKIAPGRMRDAFANLDFLIPRRELRMNRGFEAVTYAPKDGPLEGALVIVTERSIDKNGDVFGAVLGGPRKGIFTVKRHDPFDITDGAFLPNGDLLLLERSFSMARGVGMRLRRIPGDLIAGGAKAADGPILLEANMGYQIDNMEAMDVWQRSDGATMVSLMSDDNQSMLQRNLYLEFRLVD from the coding sequence ATGCTCCAGCATGCCGAAGTGCGGGCGCGCGTCATCCGAAACTTCGAGATCGGCAGCGAGGCGACGCGTTTCGGCCCGCTGGAATTTGTCGGCGGCCTCGAACTCACATCCGATGTCCCGGATTTTGGCGCAATCTCCGCATTCCGCTTCCTGAAACCGGGGTCGGATTTCATGGCGGTGGCCGACACTGGTTTCTGGGTGTTCGGCGCGGTCACACGCGACGCCGAAATGCGTCCCACCGGATTCGAGAACTTCACGATCCAGCAGTTTTCGGACGCAGACGGCAATCCTATCAACAAGAAGTGGCTTGTGGACGCCGAAGGTCTTGCGGTGCGTGACGGCGTGGCGACGGTCGGGCTGGAGCGGGATCATCGCATCGTGCAATTCAAGATTGCGCCCGGGCGGATGCGGGACGCGTTCGCCAATCTGGATTTTCTTATCCCGCGCCGCGAATTGCGCATGAACCGGGGCTTCGAAGCGGTTACCTATGCGCCGAAGGACGGGCCGCTCGAAGGCGCGCTGGTGATCGTCACCGAAAGAAGTATCGACAAGAACGGCGATGTTTTCGGCGCGGTGCTCGGCGGTCCGCGCAAAGGCATCTTCACCGTCAAGCGTCACGATCCGTTCGACATCACGGATGGCGCATTTCTTCCCAATGGCGACCTGCTGCTGCTGGAGCGCTCCTTTTCCATGGCGCGGGGTGTCGGCATGCGGCTACGCCGGATACCCGGCGACCTTATCGCGGGAGGCGCCAAGGCGGCGGACGGCCCGATCCTGCTTGAGGCCAATATGGGCTACCAGATCGACAATATGGAGGCGATGGACGTCTGGCAGCGCTCCGACGGTGCGACCATGGTTTCGCTCATGTCGGACGACAACCAGTCCATGCTGCAACGAAATCTCTATCTTGAGTTCCGTCTGGTAGATTAG
- a CDS encoding queuosine precursor transporter: MKSASLYLPFVLAMAVVVVASNILVQFPVQGQLGTLQLADILTWGAFTYPFAFLVTDLANRRYGPSVARRIVFIGFMLAVVCSIVVPPLFFKLGLIEFGTAAGRLVRVAAASGAAFLTAQLLDVTVFNWLRRQSWWRAPIFGTLAGSVFDTAIFFSVAFAASFAFIGPNDAFALEPAPLLGLFGMEAARWISWAIGDFTVKLLIAVFALIPYRLIVARWSQPVAA; encoded by the coding sequence ATGAAGAGCGCTTCACTCTATCTTCCCTTCGTGCTCGCTATGGCGGTAGTCGTCGTGGCGTCGAACATCCTTGTTCAGTTTCCCGTGCAGGGACAACTCGGCACACTGCAACTTGCCGACATCCTGACCTGGGGCGCGTTTACCTATCCGTTCGCGTTCCTCGTCACCGACCTTGCCAATCGGCGCTACGGTCCGTCCGTCGCGCGGCGCATCGTGTTCATCGGCTTCATGCTGGCGGTCGTCTGCTCGATCGTCGTGCCGCCACTCTTCTTCAAGCTCGGCCTGATCGAATTCGGGACCGCGGCCGGCCGCCTGGTCCGCGTCGCTGCCGCATCGGGCGCCGCCTTCCTGACGGCGCAATTGCTTGACGTGACGGTGTTCAACTGGTTGCGGCGCCAAAGCTGGTGGCGCGCGCCGATTTTCGGAACGCTGGCGGGTTCGGTGTTCGACACGGCGATATTCTTTTCCGTCGCATTTGCCGCAAGCTTCGCGTTCATCGGTCCGAACGACGCGTTCGCGCTTGAGCCTGCACCATTGCTCGGACTGTTCGGCATGGAGGCCGCGCGCTGGATTTCGTGGGCAATCGGCGATTTCACCGTCAAGCTGCTGATCGCGGTATTCGCCCTGATCCCCTACCGGCTGATCGTGGCGCGCTGGAGCCAGCCGGTCGCCGCCTAG
- the rpmB gene encoding 50S ribosomal protein L28, which produces MSRACELTGKGVQTGNNVSHANNKTRRRFLPNLVNVTLISETLNQNVRLRVSANALRSVEHRGGLDAFLAKADAAELSQKARLLKKQIAKKQAEQTA; this is translated from the coding sequence ATGTCCCGCGCTTGCGAACTGACCGGCAAAGGCGTCCAGACCGGCAACAATGTCAGCCACGCGAACAACAAGACGCGTCGCCGCTTCCTGCCGAATCTCGTCAATGTGACGCTGATTTCCGAAACCCTGAACCAGAACGTGCGCCTGCGCGTGTCGGCCAACGCCCTGCGTTCGGTCGAACATCGCGGCGGGCTCGATGCGTTCCTCGCCAAGGCGGATGCCGCCGAGCTTTCGCAGAAGGCGCGCCTGCTGAAGAAGCAGATCGCCAAGAAGCAGGCCGAGCAGACCGCTTAA
- a CDS encoding DUF3108 domain-containing protein, with amino-acid sequence MNLGKIGLALATALAVAGETGAGETYSGEYTVSYLGLPIARSNFTSTFEGDQVRISGSVSSAGIARIFDSTTGSSSFTGRLGPQGVIPAAFTTNYKSGKKSQRTSITFADGNVAKTVNVPPTKKRRRWVPLRASDLRAVSDPISATLIRAKSPDDVCDRTIKVYDGEMRANIQLGHVSTGDVPGFGGEAVTCSAKFIPVSGYRPDSSSLAYLKNRSKITIAFAPLGTTGIYAPVYATVGTKIGTVTVTARRSKG; translated from the coding sequence GTGAACCTGGGCAAAATCGGATTGGCTCTTGCGACCGCGCTCGCCGTTGCCGGCGAAACGGGCGCGGGCGAAACCTATTCCGGCGAATATACGGTGAGCTATCTCGGCCTGCCGATCGCGCGCTCGAATTTCACCAGCACGTTCGAGGGCGATCAGGTCCGCATCAGCGGCTCGGTCAGCAGCGCGGGCATTGCGAGGATATTCGACAGCACCACCGGGTCCAGCTCCTTTACGGGCCGCCTTGGGCCTCAGGGCGTCATTCCCGCCGCCTTTACCACCAACTACAAGTCGGGCAAGAAATCGCAGCGCACGAGCATCACCTTCGCCGACGGCAATGTGGCCAAGACGGTCAATGTTCCGCCGACCAAGAAGCGGCGGCGCTGGGTTCCGCTTCGCGCGAGCGACTTGCGCGCTGTTTCCGACCCCATCTCGGCCACGCTGATCCGGGCGAAATCGCCCGACGATGTGTGCGATCGCACGATCAAGGTCTATGACGGTGAAATGCGCGCCAACATCCAGCTTGGCCATGTTTCGACCGGCGATGTGCCGGGATTTGGCGGCGAGGCCGTCACCTGCTCGGCGAAGTTCATTCCGGTTTCCGGCTACCGGCCCGATTCCAGTTCACTGGCCTACCTGAAAAACCGCTCGAAAATAACCATTGCATTTGCGCCGCTCGGCACGACCGGCATATACGCCCCCGTATATGCAACCGTGGGAACCAAGATCGGCACGGTAACGGTAACGGCGCGCCGCTCGAAGGGCTGA
- a CDS encoding EamA family transporter — MQKATLIGFTAVAMWALLALLTDASGAVPPFQLSAMTFAIGTLVGVAVRMWSPPVENTPVPPVVWLIGIGGLFGYHFFYFTALRNAPAVEASLIAYLWPLFIVVGSALMPGERLRWYHVAGALLGLFGTALIVTRGGGISFDPQYAFGYAMAFVCAFLWSGYSLLSRRFPGVPTSIVTWFCAATAVLSLACHFALEETVLPETPAQWFAVLGLGLMPVGAAFYAWDHGVKRGNIQVLGAASYASPLLSTLVLIAAGFAEPSMRILAACLLITGGAVLAAKSLLFGDEKVAAPEPQP, encoded by the coding sequence ATGCAAAAGGCCACGTTGATCGGCTTCACGGCGGTTGCGATGTGGGCGCTTTTGGCGCTGCTGACCGATGCATCCGGCGCGGTGCCGCCTTTCCAGCTTTCGGCGATGACGTTCGCCATCGGCACGCTGGTCGGGGTCGCGGTGCGGATGTGGTCGCCGCCCGTTGAAAACACCCCGGTCCCGCCTGTGGTGTGGCTGATCGGGATCGGCGGATTGTTCGGCTACCACTTCTTCTATTTTACGGCGCTGCGCAACGCGCCTGCCGTCGAGGCGAGCCTCATTGCCTATCTGTGGCCGCTGTTCATCGTCGTGGGTTCGGCCCTGATGCCGGGCGAGCGGCTGCGCTGGTATCATGTGGCGGGCGCGCTGCTCGGCCTGTTCGGCACCGCGCTGATCGTGACCCGGGGCGGCGGCATTTCGTTCGATCCGCAATATGCGTTCGGCTATGCCATGGCCTTCGTCTGCGCATTCCTGTGGTCGGGCTATTCGCTGCTGTCGCGGCGCTTTCCGGGCGTGCCGACGAGCATCGTCACATGGTTCTGCGCGGCAACGGCGGTGCTTTCGCTCGCCTGCCATTTTGCGCTGGAAGAAACGGTCCTGCCTGAAACGCCCGCCCAATGGTTTGCCGTGCTCGGGCTTGGACTGATGCCGGTTGGCGCTGCGTTCTATGCCTGGGATCACGGTGTGAAGCGGGGCAATATCCAGGTGCTGGGTGCGGCCAGCTACGCCTCTCCGCTTTTGTCCACGTTGGTGCTGATCGCCGCCGGCTTCGCGGAACCCTCGATGCGCATCCTTGCCGCCTGCCTGCTCATCACTGGCGGGGCTGTGCTCGCCGCGAAGTCTTTGCTGTTTGGAGACGAGAAGGTCGCCGCGCCGGAACCACAGCCATGA
- a CDS encoding lysoplasmalogenase, translating into MMPFPGGIESTENGTLLLSVASAVLYLFAVDGAASWRRTLVKALPVALLAVLAFSTGAPLLLVLALLLSAAGDASLSREGDRAFLAGLSSFLAAHIAYIALFLSHDRGWIAPLVSGALLLTVAFFMTVTTVATLNILLRKVPAGLRFPILAYGAAILLMGLASLTTGLVWIVTGAILFMASDTVLALERFVMSSLGRGRWAARHAVWVLYYAAQLLLTLSVIFAG; encoded by the coding sequence ATGATGCCATTTCCCGGCGGTATCGAAAGCACGGAAAACGGCACGCTGCTGCTTTCGGTCGCCTCGGCGGTCCTCTACCTCTTTGCTGTCGACGGCGCGGCCTCCTGGCGGCGCACCCTCGTCAAGGCTCTGCCGGTCGCATTGCTCGCCGTGCTTGCCTTCTCAACTGGAGCGCCCCTCCTGCTGGTGCTGGCGCTGCTCTTGAGCGCGGCGGGCGATGCCAGCCTTTCGCGTGAAGGCGACAGGGCATTCCTTGCCGGTCTGTCGAGCTTCCTCGCCGCCCATATCGCCTATATTGCGCTGTTCCTCAGCCATGATCGGGGCTGGATCGCCCCGCTCGTATCGGGCGCGTTGCTGCTGACGGTGGCCTTTTTCATGACCGTCACCACGGTTGCCACGCTGAACATCCTGTTGCGCAAGGTGCCTGCAGGGCTGCGATTTCCCATCCTCGCCTATGGCGCCGCCATATTGCTGATGGGCCTTGCTTCGCTGACGACCGGCCTTGTGTGGATCGTGACGGGTGCGATCCTGTTCATGGCGTCGGATACGGTTCTGGCCCTCGAGCGCTTTGTCATGAGCAGCCTCGGCCGGGGGCGATGGGCAGCGCGCCATGCGGTATGGGTGCTCTACTACGCCGCCCAGCTCTTGCTCACATTGAGCGTGATCTTCGCTGGTTAG
- a CDS encoding carboxypeptidase M32 yields the protein MSFQKLDELGRRLEALEHALAILGADEATHMAVGGGEKRAEAMGALAGMLHRQASAAEIADWIDDAEREDLNDDQRVAVSEFRRHYTNLICLPSEFVERQTNLRMRCEQLWRDLRAKNDWDGFRPALEGVVAMVREEAAMRADALGLDPYDALMEQYDPGNRAADIAPVFAELKDFLKGFVPEALDVQAGRDAARPRRPMSGAYAVDRQRALGLAMMGAVGFDFTHGSLSVSHHPFCGGVPSDVRITTRYKADDFLSALMGVLHETGHALYEQNLPREWAHWPLGRARGMAVHESQSLFVEKQLGRNPAFWRWALPVVERELGEAWTIDDMLPWVHHVERGLIRVDADEVTYPLHVILRFELEQELIAGRLEVADLPEAWDAKMRDYLGLSTFDNPADGPMQDVHWPGGAFGYFPSYTLGALMAAQQWAAFEKEHPQADADLAEGRFDAVNEWRRKHIWSQGSRYSTPELIERATGEKLDARYFIDHLRHRYGRAAAK from the coding sequence ATGTCTTTTCAGAAACTCGATGAACTTGGCCGCAGGCTGGAAGCGCTGGAGCACGCCCTTGCGATCCTCGGCGCGGACGAGGCCACGCATATGGCAGTCGGCGGCGGCGAGAAACGCGCGGAAGCGATGGGCGCGCTGGCGGGCATGCTCCATCGCCAGGCCAGCGCCGCCGAAATCGCGGACTGGATCGACGACGCCGAGCGGGAGGACCTGAACGACGACCAGCGCGTGGCGGTCTCCGAATTCCGGCGGCACTATACCAACCTCATATGCCTTCCCTCCGAATTTGTCGAGCGCCAGACGAACCTGCGCATGCGCTGCGAGCAGCTTTGGCGCGACCTGCGCGCCAAGAACGATTGGGACGGGTTCCGCCCGGCGCTGGAAGGCGTGGTCGCCATGGTGCGCGAGGAAGCTGCGATGCGCGCCGATGCGCTCGGGCTCGACCCGTATGACGCTCTTATGGAGCAATATGATCCCGGCAACCGCGCCGCCGACATCGCGCCGGTATTCGCCGAACTGAAGGATTTCCTGAAGGGCTTCGTGCCGGAAGCGCTGGACGTGCAGGCCGGGCGCGACGCGGCGCGTCCGCGCAGACCGATGTCGGGCGCCTATGCCGTCGACCGCCAGCGGGCGCTTGGCCTTGCGATGATGGGCGCTGTCGGCTTCGACTTCACGCATGGAAGCCTGTCGGTGTCGCACCATCCGTTCTGCGGGGGCGTGCCGAGCGACGTGCGCATCACCACCCGCTACAAGGCCGACGATTTTCTCTCGGCGCTGATGGGCGTGCTCCATGAAACCGGCCACGCGCTCTATGAGCAGAACCTGCCCCGCGAATGGGCTCACTGGCCGCTCGGTCGCGCGCGCGGCATGGCCGTGCATGAAAGCCAGAGCCTGTTCGTCGAAAAGCAGCTTGGCCGCAATCCGGCCTTCTGGCGCTGGGCGCTGCCGGTAGTCGAGCGCGAACTGGGCGAGGCATGGACCATCGACGACATGCTGCCATGGGTCCATCATGTCGAACGCGGCCTGATCCGCGTCGACGCTGACGAAGTCACCTATCCGCTGCACGTCATCCTGCGCTTCGAGCTGGAACAGGAGCTGATCGCGGGCCGTCTGGAAGTGGCCGACCTGCCGGAAGCGTGGGATGCCAAGATGCGCGACTATCTCGGACTTTCAACGTTCGACAATCCCGCCGACGGCCCGATGCAGGATGTGCATTGGCCGGGCGGGGCTTTCGGCTATTTCCCTTCCTACACACTCGGCGCGCTGATGGCCGCGCAGCAATGGGCGGCCTTCGAAAAAGAACATCCGCAGGCGGATGCCGACCTTGCAGAAGGCCGTTTCGACGCAGTCAACGAATGGCGGCGCAAACACATCTGGTCGCAAGGATCGCGCTATTCGACACCGGAGCTGATCGAGCGCGCAACCGGCGAGAAGCTCGACGCGCGCTATTTCATCGACCACCTCAGGCATCGATACGGGCGGGCTGCCGCGAAATAG
- a CDS encoding peptidoglycan -binding protein, producing the protein MALARGRSERRVDYWPGFVDALSTLLLSIMFLLSVFVLAQFLLSREISGKDEVLNRLNSQINELTQLLALERSNSQDAQDQLADLQASLSAAESERTRLEQLLAQGAGNDQQAQSRIGALSGELENEKQLSQRAMSQVELLNQQIAALRKQIGALEDALDASEKRDRDSNAKIADLGKRLNVALAQRVQELNRYRSDFFGRLREILSDRDNIRIVGDRFVFQSEVLFPVGSETINDAGQVEMKKLAAAIIELQKEIPPEINWVLRVDGHTDNVPLSGTGRFKDNWELSSARATSVVKFLIANGVPANRLVAAGFGEFQPLDPADTDEARGRNRRIELKLTER; encoded by the coding sequence ATGGCGCTGGCGCGTGGACGCTCCGAACGCCGCGTCGACTACTGGCCGGGCTTCGTCGATGCGCTTTCGACGCTGCTTCTGTCGATCATGTTCCTGCTGTCGGTCTTCGTGCTGGCCCAATTCCTCCTGTCGCGGGAAATCAGCGGCAAGGACGAGGTGCTGAACCGCCTCAATTCGCAGATCAACGAACTGACGCAATTGCTGGCGCTGGAGCGCTCCAATTCACAGGACGCGCAGGACCAGCTTGCCGACCTGCAAGCCTCGCTGTCGGCCGCCGAAAGCGAACGGACGCGGCTTGAGCAATTACTGGCGCAGGGCGCGGGCAACGACCAGCAGGCGCAGTCGCGCATCGGCGCGCTCAGCGGCGAACTGGAAAATGAAAAGCAACTGAGCCAGCGCGCCATGTCGCAGGTCGAATTGCTGAACCAGCAGATCGCCGCCTTGCGCAAGCAGATCGGCGCGCTGGAAGACGCGCTCGATGCATCCGAAAAGCGCGACCGCGATTCCAACGCCAAGATCGCAGACCTCGGCAAGCGCCTCAACGTTGCGTTGGCGCAGCGCGTGCAGGAGCTGAACCGCTATCGGTCGGACTTCTTCGGTCGGCTGCGCGAAATCCTCTCCGACCGCGACAACATCCGCATCGTGGGAGACCGCTTCGTGTTCCAGTCGGAAGTGCTGTTTCCGGTCGGGTCGGAAACGATCAACGACGCCGGTCAGGTCGAGATGAAAAAGCTCGCCGCCGCCATCATCGAGCTGCAAAAGGAAATCCCGCCGGAGATAAACTGGGTGCTTCGTGTCGACGGCCACACGGACAATGTGCCGCTGTCGGGCACCGGGCGCTTCAAGGACAATTGGGAGCTTTCCTCCGCTCGCGCGACATCCGTCGTCAAGTTCCTGATCGCGAACGGCGTGCCCGCCAATCGCCTCGTCGCGGCGGGCTTCGGCGAATTTCAGCCGCTAGATCCGGCCGATACTGACGAGGCCCGCGGGCGCAACCGACGGATCGAGTTGAAGCTCACCGAGCGCTGA
- a CDS encoding MotA/TolQ/ExbB proton channel family protein: MALLNALGFGDARNHDPHKLTSPRVFLLSMIVFLAIVAFIAIILTRQIQTAFSTNPGLNGLILGVLVVGILLAFGQIFRLFREVRWVNSFRHGEDASEPILLAPMKALLGRASSNGFSASSMRTMLDSIANRLDESRDISRYLIGLLVFLGLLGTFWGLLGTIGAIGSTIQSLDPGTGDAASVLDALKTGLSAPLSGMGTAFSSSLFGLSGSLVLGFLDLQAGRAQNRFYTELENWLATVADLSYDVAAVAGPAGNSDDLKVLTDRLHHLQETGGSNQRVATAMANLAEGISGLVKNMRQEQQLMRDWVEQQSEEQKAMRETLERIATALKQRERS; this comes from the coding sequence ATGGCTTTATTGAACGCTCTCGGATTCGGCGATGCACGCAATCACGATCCCCACAAGCTCACCAGTCCGCGGGTGTTCCTGCTCTCGATGATCGTCTTTCTGGCGATCGTCGCGTTCATAGCAATCATCCTCACCCGCCAGATTCAGACCGCCTTCTCGACCAATCCGGGCCTGAACGGCTTGATTCTGGGTGTCCTCGTCGTCGGCATATTGCTGGCTTTCGGGCAGATCTTCCGTCTGTTCCGCGAGGTTCGCTGGGTCAATTCTTTCAGGCACGGCGAGGATGCGTCCGAGCCGATCCTGCTGGCGCCCATGAAGGCGCTGCTTGGCCGCGCAAGCTCGAACGGCTTTTCGGCAAGCTCGATGCGCACCATGCTCGATTCCATCGCCAACCGCCTCGACGAAAGCCGCGACATCTCGCGCTACCTGATCGGCCTGCTGGTATTTCTCGGCCTGCTCGGCACGTTCTGGGGCCTGCTCGGCACGATCGGCGCCATCGGCTCGACCATCCAGTCGCTCGACCCCGGAACCGGTGACGCCGCTTCGGTGCTCGATGCGCTCAAGACGGGGCTTTCCGCGCCGCTCTCCGGCATGGGCACCGCGTTCTCGTCCTCGCTCTTCGGTCTTTCGGGATCGCTCGTCCTCGGCTTCCTCGACCTTCAGGCGGGCCGCGCACAGAACCGCTTCTACACCGAGTTGGAGAACTGGCTGGCGACCGTCGCCGACCTGTCCTACGACGTGGCGGCGGTCGCGGGGCCGGCGGGCAATTCGGACGACCTCAAGGTGCTGACAGACCGTCTGCACCATCTCCAGGAAACCGGCGGCTCGAACCAGCGCGTCGCAACGGCCATGGCCAATCTCGCCGAGGGCATTTCCGGCCTTGTGAAAAACATGCGCCAGGAACAGCAATTGATGCGCGATTGGGTCGAGCAGCAATCCGAGGAGCAAAAGGCCATGCGCGAGACGCTCGAACGGATCGCAACGGCCTTGAAGCAGCGGGAGCGCAGTTGA
- a CDS encoding inositol monophosphatase has translation MARSALLNVMVQAAMKAGRSLARDFGEVQNLQVSLKGPGDYVSQADRKAEEIIYQELSKARPGYGFLMEERGAVEGDDGQHRWLVDPLDGTTNFLHGIPIFSISIALERQGQLVAGVVYNPAMDELFTAERGGGAFMNDRRLRVAARRNLSDTVIGTGIPHLGRANHGKYLVELRNVMAEVSGIRRFGSIAIDLAYVAAGRMDGFWESGMSPWDLGAGILLVKEAGGFVSDLEGGQSMLETGGICAGNEMIHRALLKTVRLPYQPS, from the coding sequence ATGGCCCGTTCGGCGCTTCTCAATGTGATGGTGCAGGCCGCCATGAAGGCAGGCCGGTCGCTGGCGCGCGACTTCGGCGAAGTGCAGAATCTGCAGGTTTCGCTCAAGGGTCCGGGCGACTATGTAAGCCAGGCCGATCGCAAGGCCGAGGAGATCATATATCAGGAACTGAGCAAGGCGCGCCCCGGCTACGGGTTCCTGATGGAGGAGCGCGGCGCGGTCGAGGGTGATGACGGCCAGCACCGCTGGCTGGTCGATCCGCTCGATGGCACGACAAATTTCCTGCACGGCATCCCGATATTCTCGATTTCGATTGCACTCGAACGACAGGGACAGCTTGTTGCCGGCGTCGTGTACAATCCCGCAATGGACGAGCTTTTCACCGCCGAGCGCGGCGGCGGCGCGTTCATGAACGACCGGCGTCTGCGGGTCGCGGCGCGCCGGAACCTCTCCGATACCGTCATCGGCACGGGTATTCCCCATCTCGGGCGGGCGAATCACGGCAAATATCTGGTGGAACTGCGCAATGTGATGGCCGAGGTTTCGGGGATACGCCGGTTCGGCTCCATTGCGATCGACCTTGCCTATGTGGCGGCGGGCCGCATGGATGGCTTCTGGGAATCCGGCATGTCGCCCTGGGATCTCGGAGCCGGAATCCTGCTTGTAAAGGAGGCGGGCGGCTTCGTTTCCGACCTCGAAGGCGGCCAATCCATGCTGGAAACGGGCGGCATTTGCGCCGGAAACGAGATGATTCACCGCGCCCTGCTCAAGACCGTGCGCCTGCCCTATCAACCATCCTGA
- the efp gene encoding elongation factor P, with the protein MAKINGNEIRPGNVIEHDGGLWVAVKTNHVKPGKGGAYNQVELKNLINGTKLNERFRSAETVERVRLEQKDFSFLYEQGDSLVFMDTESYEQLELQKDFVGDRAAFLQDGMMVTVELYEEKPIGISLPDQVTLTITEADPVVKGQTAASSYKPAVLENGIRVLVPPFIASGERIVVDTNEITYLRRAD; encoded by the coding sequence ATGGCCAAGATCAACGGCAACGAAATCCGTCCCGGCAATGTCATCGAACATGATGGCGGCTTGTGGGTCGCGGTAAAGACCAACCATGTGAAGCCCGGCAAGGGCGGCGCCTACAATCAGGTGGAACTCAAGAACCTGATCAACGGCACAAAGCTCAACGAACGTTTCCGCTCTGCCGAAACGGTCGAGCGCGTGCGCCTCGAACAGAAGGATTTCTCCTTCCTCTATGAGCAGGGCGACTCGCTGGTCTTCATGGATACTGAATCCTACGAGCAGCTCGAACTCCAGAAGGATTTCGTCGGTGACCGCGCGGCCTTCCTCCAGGACGGCATGATGGTGACGGTCGAGCTTTACGAGGAAAAGCCCATCGGCATTTCGCTGCCCGACCAGGTGACCCTGACGATTACAGAGGCCGATCCTGTGGTGAAGGGCCAGACGGCCGCGTCGTCCTACAAGCCCGCCGTGCTTGAGAACGGCATCCGCGTGCTGGTGCCGCCTTTCATCGCATCCGGCGAACGCATCGTCGTGGACACCAACGAAATCACCTACCTGCGCCGCGCCGACTGA
- a CDS encoding sel1 repeat family protein, producing MRRQLAAALLASLLPGLAAAQDDPAPVDPSRFGDAIEPKDAIGKPPVTILKSKGITPKADDNSEGSINPSRFGQRNPDEAYGAFQRGLYKTAYNLALPRAEKGDGPAQALLAEIVSRGLGVPADMKLAAKWYEKAAENNIAEAQFQYGLMLLDGNTVPKDVQKAEKMLKAAADKGNPLAQFNLAQLQITNDGGPEGVRKSVPYYRAAAEAGVPDAQYAMSQIYANGAGGVARDDKEARRWLALAAKQGYDTAEIDLGSWLVEGRGGDRDAEKGFRWLKRAADGGNIAAMNRVAKLYMEGIGTEPNTIDAAAWYFLARRGGLTDYEMNDFLAGLTDDELKKALERANRLR from the coding sequence ATGCGGCGGCAGCTTGCGGCAGCCTTGCTGGCGAGCCTGCTGCCCGGCCTCGCGGCGGCACAGGACGATCCCGCACCGGTGGATCCGTCCCGCTTCGGCGACGCAATCGAGCCGAAGGACGCCATCGGAAAGCCGCCGGTCACCATCCTCAAATCCAAGGGGATCACGCCCAAGGCGGACGACAATTCGGAGGGCTCGATCAACCCGTCACGCTTCGGCCAGCGGAACCCCGACGAAGCCTATGGTGCATTCCAGCGCGGCCTTTACAAAACCGCCTACAATCTCGCGCTTCCGCGCGCCGAGAAGGGCGACGGGCCGGCGCAGGCGCTGCTGGCCGAGATCGTGTCGCGCGGGCTCGGCGTCCCGGCCGACATGAAACTTGCCGCCAAATGGTATGAGAAGGCCGCCGAGAACAATATTGCCGAGGCGCAATTCCAGTACGGATTGATGCTGCTCGACGGCAACACCGTGCCGAAGGACGTCCAGAAGGCGGAAAAAATGCTGAAGGCGGCGGCGGATAAAGGCAACCCGCTGGCGCAGTTCAATCTCGCCCAGCTCCAGATCACCAATGATGGCGGCCCCGAAGGCGTCAGGAAGTCCGTACCCTATTATCGCGCAGCGGCGGAAGCCGGCGTTCCGGATGCGCAATATGCAATGTCCCAGATCTACGCAAATGGCGCGGGCGGCGTCGCGCGCGATGACAAGGAAGCAAGGCGCTGGCTGGCGCTTGCAGCCAAGCAGGGCTACGACACCGCCGAAATCGACCTCGGCTCCTGGCTGGTCGAAGGCCGTGGCGGCGACCGCGACGCCGAAAAAGGCTTCCGCTGGCTGAAGCGAGCCGCCGACGGCGGCAATATCGCGGCGATGAACCGCGTCGCCAAGCTCTATATGGAAGGTATCGGCACCGAGCCGAACACCATCGACGCCGCCGCGTGGTACTTTCTGGCCCGCCGCGGTGGGCTGACCGATTACGAAATGAACGATTTTCTGGCCGGTCTGACCGACGACGAGCTGAAAAAGGCACTGGAACGGGCCAACAGGCTGCGCTGA